A stretch of the Tachysurus vachellii isolate PV-2020 chromosome 26, HZAU_Pvac_v1, whole genome shotgun sequence genome encodes the following:
- the si:dkey-237j10.2 gene encoding TLR adapter interacting with SLC15A4 on the lysosome: protein MLGEAFLHVLNYTEKSPEHIALTRTNKLSRVISRSVPPPEAAATHLSSRSALTPRPLPANQPEGPEKSGPHLTSPPSTALPIPSSSVEDHWGLKAMYCPSFYKAYPDLQLAGDTVGPLNTPPQSHSPLLNSEDLGFLEASMEPRELVEDHGMTDEAYLVMESMKSLGKEQRLTNSMLNGFLETQLMEVYRQHMQDSLARCGSSSLSAGVVPGICGHLSASDRNTTTQGNELHSSQSQSSIRYLSTCSAPPTSHFSTPVLRISYQQEPES, encoded by the exons ATGCTTGGTGAGGCATTCCTCCATGTCCTGAACTACACTGAGAAATCCCCTGAACACATCGCCCTCACCAGGACGAACAAGTTGTCTCGCGTTATCTCACGCTCTGTTCCTCCTCCAGAAGCTGCAGCAACTCACCTGAGCTCCAGATCAGCCCTGACGCCTCGGCCACTGCCAG CCAATCAGCCTGAAGGCCCTGAAAAATCTGGACCTCACCTGACCTCACCGCCCAGTACGGCTCTCCCAATCCCCAGCAGCAGTGTGGAGGATCACTGGGGCCTCAAGGCAATGTACTGCCCAAGCTTCTACAAAGCTTACCCAGACCTTCAGCTAGCAGGTGACACTGTGGGTCCCCTGAACACGCCTCCACAATCCCACAGTCCTCTGCTGAACTCTGAGGATCTCGGTTTCCTGGAGGCCTCAATGGAGCCCAGGGAGCTGGTGGAGGATCACGGCATGACTGACGAGGCCTACTTGGTCATGGAGAGCATGAAAAGCCTCGGGAAGGAGCAGAGGCTCACCAACTCCATGCTGAATGGCTTTCTGGAGACTCAGCTGATGGAGGTCTATCGGCAGCACATGCAAGACAGCCTGGCTCGCTGTGGCTCCTCCTCGCTCAGTGCTGGCGTGGTGCCAGGAATCTGCGGGCATCTAAGCGCGTCTGACAGGAACACGACCACTCAGGGGAACGAGCTGCACTCCAGCCAAAGCCAAAGCAGCATCAGATACTTGAGCACCTGCTCGGCTCCACCCACTTCACACTTTAGCACACCTGTGCTGCGCATTTCATACCAACAAGAACCTGAATCCTGA
- the hmgn7 gene encoding high mobility group nucleosomal binding domain 7 translates to MPKRKGADGEVKEEPQRRSARLSAKPTPPKPEPKPKKTPKKEKEVNDKKEDKKTKAKNEENKEENQSENGETKTNEVEKTPEAEGEPEKEETKAE, encoded by the exons atgCCCAAGAGAAAG GGAGCTGATGGAGAGGTGAAGGAGGAG CCTCAGAGAAGGTCTGCCAGGTTATCAGCA AAACCGACTCCTCCTAAACCTGAACCCAAGCCTAAGAAAACACCTAAG aaagAGAAGGAAGTGAACGATAAGAAGGAGGACAAAAAGACGAAGGCGAAGAACGAGGAGAACAAGGAGGAGAACCAATCGGAAAATGGAGAGACCAAGACTAATgag GTTGAGAAGACTCCAGAGGCAGAGGGGGAGCCAGAGAAGGAGGAGACTAAGGCCGAGTAG